One region of Triticum aestivum cultivar Chinese Spring chromosome 6B, IWGSC CS RefSeq v2.1, whole genome shotgun sequence genomic DNA includes:
- the LOC123137432 gene encoding integrin-linked protein kinase 1, with amino-acid sequence MAAAAKLTRSFSRQLSSGAARVWRQLSLEPHTPRRGAAAATGAVAAAGPTRFGLARQSSLDPTPAPDDGAVLAMPENLDATMRLLYAACQGDAAGVEELLREGVDVDSIDFDGRTALHITACEGRGEVVRLLLGWKANINARDRWGSTPAADAKHYGHFEVYNLLRARGAKLPKTKKTPMTVSNPKEVPEYELNPLELEFRRGEEVTKGYYVAKWYGSKVFVKILDKDSFSDGDSIEAFKHELTLLEKARHPNLVQFVGAVTQNVPLMIVSEYHQKGDLASYLETKGRVQSYKAIRFALDIARGLNYLHECKPEPIIHGDLSPKNIVRDDEGKLKVAGFGSLDLTKVSQDKLQMVQPVSNFDSVYIAPEMYRNEAFDRSVDTFAFGLILYEMIEGSPAFHPKPQEEAAKMICSEGLRPLFKNKPKSYPEGVKELIQECWDPTPSVRPTFSDIIVRLNKISASCSKQTRWRDNFKLPWKQAVHK; translated from the exons atggccgcggcggcgaagctgacgcgGAGCTTCTCGCGGCAGCTGTCGTCGGGGGCGGCGCGGGTGTGGCGCCAGCTGTCGCTGGAGCCGCACACCCCGCGGCGTGGGGCGGCCGCGGCGACgggggccgtggcggcggcggggccgaccAGGTTCGGCCTAGCGAGGCAGTCGTCGCTCGACCCGACGCCGGCGCCCGATGACGGGGCGGTGCTGGCCATGCCGGAGAACCTGGACGCCACCATGCGGCTGCTGTACGCGGCGTGCCAGGGGGACGCGGCCGGCGTGGAGGAGCTGCTCAGGGAAGGGGTGGACGTCGACAGCATTGACTTCGACGGCCGCACGGCGCTGCACATCACCGCCTGCGAGGGCCGGGGGGAGGTGGTGCGCCTGCTGCTCGGCTGGAAGGCCAACATCAACGCCCGCGACCGATGGGGCAGCACG CCAGCAGCGGATGCTAAACATTACGGGCACTTTGAAGTGTACAACCTTCTCAGAGCAAGAGGAGCAAAACTTCCG AAAACCAAAAAGACTCCAATGACTGTGTCAAATCCCAAAGAAGTTCCAGAGTATGAACTGAACCCTCTTGAACTCGAGTTCCGAAGAGGAGAGGAGGTTACAAAG GGTTACTATGTAGCCAAATGGTATGGCTCCAAAGTTTTCGTGAAGATACTTGACAAAGATAGCTTCTCAGACGGAGATAGCAT AGAGGCATTCAAACACGAGCTTACTTTACTGGAGAAAGCGCGGCATCCCAATTTGGTCCAATTTGTGGGAGCTGTTACACAAAATGTACCACTGATGATTGTTTCAGAATACCACCAAAAA GGTGATCTAGCGAGCTATCTTGAGACAAAAGGTCGCGTGCAATCTTATAAAGCGATCAGGTTTGCCCTTGACATTGCAAG GGGACTAAATTATCTTCACGAGTGCAAGCCAGAGCCAATCATCCACGGTGATCTGTCACCAAA AAACATTGTGCGGGATGATGAAGGAAAACTTAAGGTGGCAGGCTTTGGATCACTTGATCTGACAAAAGTCTCCCAAGATAAACTACAGATGGTTCAGCCAGTGTCAAATTTTGACA GTGTATACATTGCTCCTGAAATGTACAGAAACGAAGCATTTGACAGAAGTGTGGATACATTTGCGTTCGGTCTCATTCTTTACGAG ATGATTGAAGGATCTCCTGCATTTCACCCAAAGCCTCAAGAGGAAGCGGCCAAGATGATTTGTTCAGAGGGTTTGAGACCATTATTCAAGAATAAACCCAAATCATATCCTGAGGGTGTGAAAGA GCTAATACAAGAGTGCTGGGATCCAACACCTTCCGTCAGGCCAACGTTCTCGGATATAATTGTACGCCTGAACAAGATATCTGCAAGTTGTTCCAAGCAAACTCGCTGGAGAGACAACTTCAAGCTACCATG GAAACAAGCTGTGCACAAATAG